A single window of Vanessa atalanta chromosome 27, ilVanAtal1.2, whole genome shotgun sequence DNA harbors:
- the LOC125074322 gene encoding NAD kinase 2, mitochondrial yields the protein MSVLNNFTVSIAKGLRRLRQSKELCDRGSGLTRKQHGSNEQRLKMQKCLIVSKVTRYEYEKHSHDNIEDSKLEKILRKRGSDYDAMISTHREQKAFEESVARNLKDMGLEVEMASRLTYNEELINWCDVVVPCGGDGTFLLAASRVRDANKPVIGFNSAPHKSVGRLCLPTWCSNDVKGALQALKEGRFTWMRRSRIRTTIKSEPKLLDTITPVDLHTLHYCRYPPVSNPHDSPETSNSPNFSTEESNSTLATKVLPFLALNEVFIGESVTSRVSLLRLQIDNGQWTHTKSSGLCVTTGTGSTSWHYSINCLRTHSVLELMKILGEEFGVKMDSSLEKAREVTERYNQKLMFPADSEYLAYSVREYITFEEWPAPRGLRVRDRAAAVRVRSHCTDAGLVVDGSVSFPFNDGTEALLEIHPEDSLMTVHMDDKLPY from the exons GTCTTCGTCAAAGTAAGGAGCTTTGCGATCGGGGCTCAGGTCTCACACGAAAACAGCACGGCTCCAATGAACAACGTCTGAAAATGCAGAAATGTCTCATCGTCTCCAAAGTTACCAGATATGAATATGAAAA gcaCAGCCATGATAATATAGAAGATTCAAAGCTGGAGAAGATCTTGAGGAAGCGTGGATCAGATTATGACGCAATGATCAGCACTCATCGGGAACAGAAAGCGTTTGAGGAGAGTGTTGCCAGAAATTTGAAAGATATGGGACTTGAAGTCGAAATGGCTAGTAG ATTAACATACAACgaagaattaataaattggtGCGACGTAGTGGTACCGTGTGGTGGGGATGGAACGTTTCTTCTGGCAGCTTCTAGAGTTCGAGATGCGAA TAAACCAGTCATCGGCTTCAATAGCGCTCCACACAAGTCAGTCGGTCGTCTCTGTCTGCCAACATGGTGTTCAAACGACGTTAAGGGTGCGCTGCAGGCGTTGAAAGAG GGCAGGTTCACATGGATGAGGCGTTCCAGGATAAGGACAACGATTAAATCTGAGCCGAAACTTCTGGACACAATAACACCAGTTGACCTGCACACCTTGCACTATTGCAG GTATCCCCCAGTATCAAATCCACACGACAGTCCAGAAACGTCGAACAGTCCGAACTTCAGTACTGAGGAGTCGAATTCGACGTTAGCAACTAAAGTTCTACCGTTTCTAGCTTTAAATGAG GTATTCATAGGGGAGAGTGTGACGTCTCGCGTGTCTCTGCTCCGGCTACAGATCGACAACGGTCAGTGGACGCACACGAAGAGTTCCGGTCTGTGCGTCACTACCGGTACGGGCAGCACTTCGTGGCATTACAG TATAAATTGCCTCCGAACCCACTCAGTACTGGAGCTGATGAAGATTCTCGGCGAGGAGTTCGGCGTAAAGATGGACAGCTCCTTGGAGAAGGCGAGAGAAGTGACCGAGAGATATAACCAGAAGTTGATGTTTCCAGCTG ACTCGGAGTACCTGGCGTACTCGGTGCGCGAGTACATCACGTTCGAGGAGTGGCCGGCGCCGCGCGGGCTGCGCGTGCGCGACCGCGCCGCCGCCGTGCGCGTGCGCTCGCACTGCACCGACGCCG GCTTAGTCGTCGACGGCAGTGTATCGTTTCCTTTCAACGATGGAACGGAAGCGTTGCTCGAAATCCACCCGGAAGATTCACTCATGACAGTACACATGGATGACAAGTTGCCGTATTGA